A genomic region of Venturia canescens isolate UGA chromosome 9, ASM1945775v1, whole genome shotgun sequence contains the following coding sequences:
- the LOC122415761 gene encoding MD-2-related lipid-recognition protein-like, giving the protein MSGFAREVAFIGVLFVSIFSLVHADVVPFRPCPVEDPQAPVNCTINEVRINPCKEASQGKPCRFKRGINASLEFDYVANFAAPALEGRAFWVNSVMEVPFMGMEANACLGTSCPVTPGQVQTYHQEFPISKKYPVRTYDVKWAIVSPDEQQCCFIFQIKIHK; this is encoded by the exons ATGTCGGGTTTCGCTCGCGAAGTTGCCTTCATCGGCGTCCTTTTCGTTTCGATCTTCTCGCTCGTCCACGCCGACGTTGTGCCCTTCAGACCGTGCCCTGTGGAAGATC CTCAAGCTCCGGTCAACTGCACCATCAACGAGGTCCGTATTAACCCCTGCAAGGAAGCCAGCCAGGGCAAACCGTGTCGTTTCAAACGTGGCATCAACGCTTCCCTCGAATTCGACTACGTCGCCA ATTTCGCGGCCCCGGCTCTCGAGGGGAGAGCTTTTTGGGTAAACTCCGTAATGGAAGTGCCTTTTATGGGCATGGAAGCTAACGCTTGTCTGGGCACGAGCTGTCCCGTAACCCCTGGTCAGGTGCAAACTTATCACCAGGAATTCCCGATTTCCAAGAAGTACCCAGTG agaaCTTACGACGTCAAGTGGGCGATTGTTAGCCCCGACGAACAACAGTGCTGCTTCATCTTCCAAATTAAAattcacaaataa